Below is a window of Fervidobacterium pennivorans DSM 9078 DNA.
TCCGCTGTGTATTTCTTCAAAACGAGTGTTGGTATCCTTTCACTCCAAGCAAGTTTAACTCCATCTGAGGAATATATCGTCCCACGAAGTCCTCTGTTGTAAAAGCTTCGAGCAAGTAGGGAGTTCAAGAGTGCTACGTGTTTCGGTCGGTCTATTATCTGAACTTTTACAAGCCCAAAAATTACATAGAAAAACATGGCAAAAAATATGAAGAATGGTATGTATCTCCTCATCGAACTCTCAGCCACTGGCAATCACCCACATCAGTTAAGGTAACCTTTATCGATTCGTATTTTCAGAAACTTCTGCTTGCTTTATCTTATTTTGAGTTTCTTCAAATATCTTCTCAACAGTCGAAACTTCATCAAGACTTGGGTTGTCTAATTTCATTGCATACAACTTTTCAAGAATTTCGTTTATCAACGGACCTGACTTGAGGTTGAATTTCTCCATAACGTATTTTCCAGTGACCTTTTCGAGTTTTGTACTAAGAATAGCATCTATGTACCTAATAAGGTACTGCTGACCATCGTCGTCTAAGTATGCAGAAAGATGTATAAATATATACGGATTGCCCTTACCAAGAACTTTGTAAATATCTGAAAAAGCCAGTTTTGATTCAACCATTGATTTCAGTGGTAACATCATATTCTCAGTAAATTTCAAACTCTCTATGAACTTCTTAGGATATCCATAGCGATTTCTCATAAACTCTAAAGTTTCCTTGTCGTAAAACTCCAAAAGCACGGTTGATATCGCATAGAAATCGCTTATATTTTGATACCTTTGCTTAATTAAAGGCAGAAATCTGAAAATTCTCTCCAACTTTTCGTCCATCGTGGGTGTGTAATAAGTTTTTGGAAAGATATGTTTCAAAATGCCAAGTTCTGCTAAGCGCCTTACTGCAACCAAAGGTTGCTTTTCTTCCAATATTTTCTCTATCTCCTGTCTTATCCTTGCACCGGATACCCTTTCTAAGTAATTCGCTTCTAAGTTTCTTTTCAGAATCTCGAGTGTATGCTCTTCTATTTTGAAGTTGTACCTTGTTTCGAATCTAACCGCTCGAATCATCCGTGTTGGATCTTCGATAAAGCTAAGGTTGTGCAAAATTCTTATGATACCCTCTTCCAAATCTTTCTGACAATTGAAGAAGTCGTAAAGAACTCCAAACTCATTAGGATTTAATTTTATAGCCATCGCATTTATCGTGAAATCTCTCCTGTAAAGGTCTTTCTTTATCGTACTCACATCAACTTGTGGTAAATCTCCTGGTTTTTCATAGTATTCCGTTCGGGCTGTAGCTACGTCTATTTTAAACCCATCTTTAAAAACAAGCGTTGCCGTATAGAATTTTTCATACGGAACTACAATTGCATTGAGCTGTTTCGCAGCGTATTTTGCAAATTCTATTCCGTTCCCTTCTACCACTATGTCGATATCGTAGTTCGGAATATTCAAAAGCAAATCCCTGACAAATCCTCCAACCACGTAAACAGGCATTTTCATCTCATTTCCGTACACACCGATGAGTCTCAATAAATTAATAATTCTTCTATCGAGTCTTTCATAGATAATCTCGGTAATGTTTTTGAAATTAAAGCTGGGCTCTTGTTCTTGAGACATTTGCACGAGCTGTTTTTGACTTGCTCTTATGATATCGGACCTTGTAACTATTCCAACGAGTATATTGTTCTCATCAAGAATCGGAATTCTTCCAACATCGTGTTCAATCATGAGTTTTTTTAGAGTACTCACGGGTGTATCAGTCTTTGCTGTGATAAGTTTCGATGTCATCACCGATTTTACAGGTCTTTTACCTAAACCATGGTTAATCGCCTTTTCAATTGTCTTTTTAGTTACGATTCCAACAAGTCGGTCTCCCTCAACAATAGGTATACCATTGTGACCGGTTACTTCCATTATTTTGTTTACCTGTTCTATAGTCTCGAAGGCCAAAGCTGTTCTAACAGGAGAAGACATTATATCTTTTGCCTTGAGACCCGAGGAAATATACTTTGGAAGCAAACTCAATACTTTGTGTATAACCTCTTCAACGGCCACCATTGAAAGGGTAGCGGAAGCTGCTTGCCTGTGCCCACCGCCTCCAAACTCACTTACCAACCCCCTTATATCCACGTCTGGCGATTTCGTTCGTCCTACAATAAAGACTTTCTTACCCATTCTCACCACAACGATGAGTGTTTCTGGTTCTTGTGCATACCAATATTTCGCAACCACTGCCGAAAGTCCACCAATGAATTTCTCTGTTTCCGCATAAGCAATTGTGATTACATGATTGTCAATTATATGGGTATGAGTGTTTTGAAGAAGATTTTGGAGTAGTAACTTCTGGTCAATTGTCAGGTCGAATTTTACGTATTCGGCTACTATCTCTACTTCCAACCCATGTTCGAATAAATACCTTATTGCGTCAATATCATCTAAAGTAGTGCTTGAAAATAGCAAGTTACCAGTGTCTTCGTAAATACCAATTCCAAGTAACGTTGCCTCCATTTTATTTGGTTTGATTCCAAGTTCTTTCATCATTTTTGTTACTATACTTGCAGCTGCACCTGTTTGCCTGATAATTTTAGTAAAACTATAAGTAGTGTTACCAACTGAGATTTCCGAATGTTCATCATTTCTAATATCAGGGTGATGGTCAACTATTGTTATCTTAGCATCAGGCTTCAGTTTTCTTTTAATCTCATCGCCAATTCTCTCTAGACCTGGAGTATCGACAATAATTAACTCTTCTATCCCCTCTTCAACTTTCGCAATTTCTTCGCTTGTTAAGTAAGGGAACACGTCCTCGTATAATCGGAGGTATTCTTTGAGGTTTTGCATTGGGACCCCTGAAATGATAATTTCAAAATCAGGATGGAGTTTTTTCATTCCTACGCAACAAGCAAAACCATCGAAATCAGGATTATTGTGGGTGGTTATAACCTTCAACCAATCACTTCCTTTTTCCTGAGATTATTGACTGAGCCTGTAATAATCTCGATTTCTCCAGAATTGTCAACGCGTGCTATTGCATAAAATACCTCATAGTATCTTTGAAATATGTTCCCTGATT
It encodes the following:
- a CDS encoding CBS domain-containing protein, encoding MKVITTHNNPDFDGFACCVGMKKLHPDFEIIISGVPMQNLKEYLRLYEDVFPYLTSEEIAKVEEGIEELIIVDTPGLERIGDEIKRKLKPDAKITIVDHHPDIRNDEHSEISVGNTTYSFTKIIRQTGAAASIVTKMMKELGIKPNKMEATLLGIGIYEDTGNLLFSSTTLDDIDAIRYLFEHGLEVEIVAEYVKFDLTIDQKLLLQNLLQNTHTHIIDNHVITIAYAETEKFIGGLSAVVAKYWYAQEPETLIVVVRMGKKVFIVGRTKSPDVDIRGLVSEFGGGGHRQAASATLSMVAVEEVIHKVLSLLPKYISSGLKAKDIMSSPVRTALAFETIEQVNKIMEVTGHNGIPIVEGDRLVGIVTKKTIEKAINHGLGKRPVKSVMTSKLITAKTDTPVSTLKKLMIEHDVGRIPILDENNILVGIVTRSDIIRASQKQLVQMSQEQEPSFNFKNITEIIYERLDRRIINLLRLIGVYGNEMKMPVYVVGGFVRDLLLNIPNYDIDIVVEGNGIEFAKYAAKQLNAIVVPYEKFYTATLVFKDGFKIDVATARTEYYEKPGDLPQVDVSTIKKDLYRRDFTINAMAIKLNPNEFGVLYDFFNCQKDLEEGIIRILHNLSFIEDPTRMIRAVRFETRYNFKIEEHTLEILKRNLEANYLERVSGARIRQEIEKILEEKQPLVAVRRLAELGILKHIFPKTYYTPTMDEKLERIFRFLPLIKQRYQNISDFYAISTVLLEFYDKETLEFMRNRYGYPKKFIESLKFTENMMLPLKSMVESKLAFSDIYKVLGKGNPYIFIHLSAYLDDDGQQYLIRYIDAILSTKLEKVTGKYVMEKFNLKSGPLINEILEKLYAMKLDNPSLDEVSTVEKIFEETQNKIKQAEVSENTNR